One Bradyrhizobium sp. CCGB12 genomic window carries:
- a CDS encoding ABC transporter permease → MARFILVRLARALLTIAIVVTFAFAVLRASGDPALALLSPETPAEAIEAFRKAWGLDAPLWVQYVRYIFAVVHGDLGQSMRDGRAAITVVAERIPVTLTLTAPALILNLMIGIPAGIYAALKRDSLADRLVMLAAVLGFTVPSFVLGLVFVLAFAVELPWFPSGGAGTWRHLILPVITLGLGGAAVLARFSRSAMLEVLGQPYIRTASAKGVPWARVVAGHALPNAAIALLTIVGFMVGNLIAGTVLVESVYSWPGLGSLLVVSVASRDLAVVQCILLVVAAAMITTNLTIDLLYGMLDPRLRQLRSGRR, encoded by the coding sequence ATGGCTCGCTTCATATTGGTCCGCTTGGCACGCGCGCTCCTGACCATCGCAATCGTGGTCACATTCGCATTCGCGGTGCTTCGCGCCTCTGGCGATCCCGCCCTGGCCTTGTTGTCGCCGGAAACCCCGGCGGAAGCGATCGAGGCTTTCCGAAAGGCTTGGGGGCTCGATGCGCCACTCTGGGTGCAATACGTCAGATACATCTTTGCGGTGGTTCATGGAGATCTCGGCCAGTCGATGCGTGACGGGCGTGCCGCGATCACCGTCGTTGCCGAGCGCATTCCTGTCACGCTGACGCTGACTGCGCCTGCACTTATCCTCAACCTGATGATCGGCATTCCGGCAGGCATCTACGCCGCCCTCAAGCGGGATAGTCTCGCGGACCGATTGGTGATGCTGGCTGCCGTCTTGGGCTTCACGGTGCCATCTTTCGTGCTCGGCCTCGTGTTCGTACTCGCTTTCGCAGTCGAGCTCCCGTGGTTCCCCTCGGGCGGCGCGGGCACTTGGCGCCATTTGATTCTGCCCGTCATCACGCTCGGTCTGGGCGGCGCGGCCGTTTTGGCGCGCTTCAGCCGCAGCGCCATGCTCGAGGTGCTCGGACAGCCCTACATTCGTACCGCGAGCGCCAAGGGCGTGCCTTGGGCCAGGGTCGTGGCCGGTCACGCTCTGCCCAATGCCGCGATAGCCCTGTTGACCATCGTCGGCTTCATGGTCGGAAATCTCATTGCGGGAACGGTGCTCGTTGAAAGTGTATATTCGTGGCCAGGCCTTGGCAGCCTGCTGGTCGTCTCGGTCGCCAGTCGCGATTTGGCTGTCGTCCAATGCATCCTGCTCGTCGTGGCCGCCGCCATGATCACCACCAATCTTACGATCGATCTGCTTTACGGCATGCTCGATCCGCGTTTGCGCCAGTTGCGCTCTGGGAGACGATAA
- a CDS encoding outer membrane beta-barrel protein has product MRFQLLFYSVTTAALAGGAVNSADLKPAVKVPPAIWSWTGGYIGGHIGGGYGGTSFSDPYGRSLYGDVVDTPVFLAGGQIGYNWQRERWVLGVELDASRAVSDGKNTCLAASSSVISANCNASPSVFVTGTGRLGYAFGPHGQTLVYLKGGLAWQHNSGVVANNNEFAGPTSPFGLAPQNATPFDYDRVGGTIGLGVEQALTNAWSLTLGYDYLRFNGPSVATPPTLQVPPLATVPANTTSLSSSYHIGKLGLNYHFDADPRAPVSSDSPLYATKRTVSASPSGFTDGWSLEGGTRLWLSRGRFQWDVGRSDLISRLTYHRLDGISGELFERLDSPWGIFLKGNIGFGRFNNGNMNDEDWGVDPLAYRNTRSGQANGRFTYYTADAGYDFLRGSTFKVGGFMGWSYYGQKSDTIGCVQIASPYAACLAPGDKRIVGSQDTDWNALRIGLSVETMLLDRWRMSADVAYLPWTDFQGRDNHLLRHFTTFADQRASGGGGVQVEAVLSYFITKNFSVGVGGRYWAMWTSNQRMQLSTEAEEGDYFPVTHGPFPADYRMERWGTFLQGSYKFD; this is encoded by the coding sequence ATGCGATTCCAACTTCTTTTTTACAGCGTCACAACAGCTGCGCTCGCAGGCGGTGCCGTCAATTCGGCCGATCTTAAGCCGGCAGTGAAGGTCCCACCCGCCATCTGGAGCTGGACCGGAGGGTATATCGGCGGGCACATCGGCGGGGGCTACGGGGGAACATCATTCAGCGATCCCTATGGCCGGTCACTCTATGGGGACGTTGTCGACACCCCTGTGTTCTTGGCCGGAGGTCAGATCGGCTACAACTGGCAGAGGGAGCGCTGGGTTCTTGGCGTCGAACTGGATGCCAGTCGCGCTGTCTCCGACGGTAAAAACACCTGTCTTGCCGCCTCGAGCTCTGTCATCAGCGCAAACTGCAACGCCAGTCCAAGCGTGTTTGTCACCGGGACGGGTCGCCTTGGGTATGCGTTCGGCCCGCATGGCCAAACGCTTGTTTATCTCAAGGGGGGCTTGGCCTGGCAGCACAATAGCGGGGTTGTCGCCAACAACAACGAATTCGCTGGCCCAACTAGCCCATTTGGCTTGGCGCCACAGAATGCCACCCCTTTCGACTATGATCGTGTCGGTGGCACAATCGGCCTGGGCGTCGAGCAAGCCCTCACGAACGCATGGTCCTTGACGCTAGGGTACGACTATTTGAGGTTCAACGGACCAAGTGTCGCGACCCCTCCGACCCTGCAGGTTCCGCCGCTGGCAACCGTCCCCGCCAACACGACCAGCTTGTCCAGTAGCTATCACATCGGAAAGCTTGGACTGAACTACCATTTTGACGCAGACCCACGAGCACCAGTATCGTCGGATAGCCCGCTATACGCAACGAAACGGACGGTCAGCGCCTCGCCCAGTGGCTTTACTGACGGGTGGTCGCTGGAAGGCGGCACACGGCTGTGGCTAAGCCGAGGAAGGTTTCAATGGGACGTCGGAAGAAGTGATCTTATATCAAGGCTCACCTATCATAGGCTGGACGGGATTTCTGGTGAGTTGTTCGAACGGCTGGACAGCCCCTGGGGGATCTTCCTCAAGGGCAATATCGGCTTCGGGCGCTTCAACAACGGAAATATGAACGATGAAGATTGGGGCGTGGACCCGCTCGCTTATCGCAACACAAGATCGGGTCAGGCCAACGGAAGGTTCACGTACTACACCGCCGATGCCGGCTACGATTTCCTGCGCGGCAGCACCTTCAAGGTCGGTGGGTTCATGGGCTGGAGCTACTACGGCCAGAAGTCTGATACGATAGGCTGCGTTCAGATCGCCTCGCCCTACGCTGCATGTCTGGCGCCAGGTGATAAAAGGATAGTGGGCAGCCAGGACACTGATTGGAACGCGCTGCGTATTGGCCTTAGCGTTGAGACCATGTTGCTCGATCGTTGGCGAATGAGTGCCGATGTTGCTTACCTGCCTTGGACGGATTTCCAGGGGCGCGACAACCATCTGCTGCGCCATTTCACGACCTTCGCCGATCAACGCGCAAGTGGTGGCGGTGGTGTACAGGTCGAGGCAGTCTTATCCTACTTCATCACCAAGAACTTCAGCGTCGGCGTCGGTGGCCGTTACTGGGCCATGTGGACGTCAAACCAGCGAATGCAACTCTCCACCGAAGCCGAGGAAGGCGACTACTTTCCTGTTACCCACGGCCCCTTTCCCGCCGACTATCGCATGGAACGATGGGGCACGTTCTTACAGGGCTCCTACAAATTTGACTAA
- a CDS encoding ABC transporter ATP-binding protein — MTRTAPILQADGLVRSYRLPQGLFHPPAMVHAVNGLSLQLAPGETLGLVGESGCGKSTTGRLLIGLDRPDAGKVSFGGEALPAIDDSRWRRLRMRIQMVFQDPLAALDPRLTIGAQIAEPLEIHGLGSKSEREGRVNALLADVGLRTDHLRRFPHELSGGQRQRAVLARALATDPDLIVCDEPVSALDVSIQAQVINLLRDLQERRRMAMIFISHDLRVVRLISNRIAVMYLGSIVEEGASEAVLLDPLHPYSRALVSAVPRPGRHRSRAILQGDPPDPAARPSGCAFHPRCPVALPLCARFAPELRSAPGGRRVACHLVGDRSAEFDKET; from the coding sequence ATGACGAGGACTGCGCCGATCCTCCAAGCAGACGGGCTTGTCCGCAGCTATCGATTGCCCCAGGGTCTTTTCCACCCTCCAGCGATGGTCCACGCGGTCAACGGGCTTTCCCTTCAGCTGGCTCCAGGCGAAACCCTCGGACTGGTCGGCGAATCCGGCTGCGGCAAGTCGACTACGGGCCGTCTCCTGATCGGCCTGGATCGGCCGGATGCTGGCAAGGTGAGTTTCGGCGGAGAAGCTTTGCCTGCTATCGACGACAGTCGATGGCGCCGGCTCAGGATGCGAATCCAGATGGTGTTCCAGGATCCGCTAGCTGCGCTCGATCCCCGTCTGACGATCGGCGCGCAAATAGCCGAGCCGCTCGAAATTCATGGGCTTGGCAGCAAGTCGGAACGAGAGGGGCGGGTCAATGCGCTTCTTGCCGATGTGGGGCTCAGGACCGATCACCTCAGGCGCTTTCCGCATGAGCTTTCAGGCGGCCAGCGCCAGCGCGCCGTCCTGGCTCGGGCGCTGGCCACCGATCCAGATCTCATTGTCTGTGACGAGCCAGTATCGGCACTCGACGTCTCGATCCAGGCGCAAGTGATCAATCTTCTGCGGGACCTGCAGGAGCGGCGGCGCATGGCGATGATCTTCATCAGCCATGATTTGCGAGTGGTCCGGCTGATCAGCAATCGGATTGCTGTGATGTATCTCGGTAGCATCGTCGAGGAAGGGGCGTCCGAGGCGGTTCTTCTGGATCCCTTGCATCCATATTCGCGGGCGCTCGTTTCAGCGGTGCCAAGACCAGGCAGACATCGCTCTCGCGCCATCCTTCAAGGAGATCCGCCCGATCCGGCTGCGCGGCCGAGCGGCTGCGCATTTCATCCTCGCTGTCCGGTCGCTCTTCCGCTTTGCGCGCGGTTCGCCCCAGAGCTCAGATCCGCTCCTGGCGGGCGGCGCGTCGCCTGCCATCTGGTCGGCGATCGCAGTGCCGAATTCGACAAGGAGACATGA
- a CDS encoding MATE family efflux transporter, which produces MVLAQVGQIVMITTDLVLIGRISAEALAAAALAGRFYFISLTFGVGLLSAIAPITARAFGANNLAAVRGALRMGFWAALILSFPIIFVTLRAEQILLALGQAPDVARLAQQYLLGLGFGAAPALSFLAIRGFMGGVNRPQPILWITLSATPLNALLVYMLAYGPFGLPRLELFGAGLATTLVNCSMCLAGLWFAALRRPFRNYHVLAHLSRFDCRAMRQLIAIGTPISMASLIESGLFWATSLLAGLISTSALAAHQIAVQIAAILFMIYLGVGTAAAVRVGYAAGRNDCAGAKQAHLAAMLIGIVIAASLTLALIAARFEIVELFLGRSAGSEATISLAAELLVVGATLFITDAVQCIAAGSLRGLRDSRTPLLFAVIGWWLIGFSLSYWLGLKVCLGATGIWIGLSAGTTIYAALLVLRFRILTSRTH; this is translated from the coding sequence ATGGTGCTGGCGCAGGTTGGGCAGATCGTGATGATCACAACTGATCTTGTCTTGATCGGGCGCATCAGCGCTGAGGCGCTCGCCGCGGCCGCGCTGGCAGGCCGGTTCTATTTCATTAGTCTCACTTTCGGCGTGGGGCTACTCAGTGCCATCGCGCCTATTACAGCGCGCGCGTTTGGGGCGAATAATCTAGCTGCCGTGCGGGGTGCGTTGCGCATGGGGTTCTGGGCGGCCCTGATCCTATCTTTCCCAATCATCTTTGTGACGCTGCGAGCAGAGCAAATACTGCTTGCGTTGGGCCAAGCCCCCGATGTGGCGCGGCTCGCCCAGCAATACCTCCTCGGATTAGGCTTCGGCGCGGCGCCGGCACTTTCGTTCTTGGCCATCCGCGGTTTCATGGGCGGGGTCAATCGGCCACAGCCCATCTTGTGGATTACGCTATCAGCAACTCCCCTGAATGCCTTGCTGGTCTATATGCTGGCTTACGGGCCGTTCGGGCTGCCTCGGCTGGAGCTTTTCGGGGCAGGTCTTGCGACCACGCTGGTGAACTGCAGCATGTGTTTGGCCGGCTTGTGGTTCGCTGCACTGCGTCGTCCTTTCCGTAACTATCATGTGCTTGCGCATCTCTCGCGTTTCGATTGCCGCGCAATGCGACAGCTCATCGCAATCGGCACGCCAATATCAATGGCTTCATTGATCGAGTCGGGACTATTTTGGGCCACGTCGCTCCTGGCGGGCTTGATCAGCACCAGTGCACTGGCCGCTCATCAGATCGCTGTACAGATCGCGGCGATCCTGTTCATGATATATTTGGGCGTTGGCACGGCCGCAGCCGTGCGCGTCGGCTATGCGGCCGGCCGCAACGACTGTGCAGGCGCCAAGCAGGCACATCTGGCGGCGATGCTGATCGGTATTGTCATAGCGGCATCGCTAACGCTCGCGCTAATCGCCGCGCGTTTTGAGATCGTCGAGCTCTTTCTGGGCAGATCGGCCGGTTCGGAGGCAACGATTAGTCTTGCTGCGGAGCTCCTCGTGGTCGGCGCAACGCTCTTTATCACTGACGCTGTCCAGTGCATTGCGGCAGGCAGCCTGCGCGGACTGAGGGACTCGCGGACGCCGCTTCTGTTTGCGGTCATTGGTTGGTGGCTGATCGGCTTTTCCCTCAGCTATTGGCTCGGACTGAAGGTCTGTCTTGGCGCCACTGGTATATGGATTGGCTTGTCGGCCGGAACGACAATCTATGCGGCACTTCTCGTCCTCAGGTTCCGCATCCTGACAAGCCGCACTCACTGA
- a CDS encoding porin: MIERIGLTSAAGLFALGAAQAADLPVKSKAIEYVKVCALYGAGFYYIPGTDTCIKLGGYLRADLVLNSNSDFDPAANGVAGARNRLSNYYTWRSRESLNIDTRSATEYGAVRTYFQGVFSWTSGGYVGAGAGDGGGATTYNAAVSGGQGSGAIAQGSLGVYSAFIQFAGFTVGKAVSQFSAPWTNYPANEYDDLPGGGGWVTGVNQLTYTADFGQGITASLSAQDQVVYGTTNIWNVSGATAAGLATGAYGANDIGASRSPDLIAMARIDQAWGLFQASLAAHDNHAAYYGVDETSGHPSDKWGWAAQVALSLKNIPTGIGDTINLSAAYTNGASRYNFNDLMPTTYAMYGGTGLTSGYQSVGLAGLSDSVFVSGARQELTTTYGFRGGYTHNWNPMWNTAIYGGWAAVRYGSTAKGYICNAFVAGLALSTGMAGCNPDFNFAAVGVVSRWTPVRNLTFTADLAYTMLDQKYASGSTATLPLQSAVAKPAATYALKDQNTLTLLLRAQRNW; the protein is encoded by the coding sequence ATGATCGAGCGGATTGGACTGACGTCGGCGGCAGGCCTATTTGCGTTGGGCGCTGCACAAGCAGCAGATCTTCCCGTTAAGTCCAAGGCGATCGAGTACGTGAAGGTTTGCGCGCTATATGGCGCCGGCTTCTACTATATTCCCGGCACTGACACATGCATCAAGCTCGGCGGCTACTTGCGCGCTGACTTGGTCTTGAATAGCAATAGCGACTTTGACCCAGCAGCGAATGGTGTGGCCGGAGCTCGAAACCGTCTGAGTAATTACTACACCTGGCGATCGCGGGAGAGCTTAAATATCGACACGCGTAGTGCGACCGAGTACGGCGCGGTTCGCACCTACTTCCAAGGCGTGTTCAGCTGGACATCGGGCGGCTACGTCGGTGCCGGTGCAGGCGACGGAGGAGGCGCAACCACCTATAACGCAGCTGTGTCCGGAGGACAGGGCAGTGGAGCGATCGCACAGGGATCGCTCGGCGTCTACTCCGCGTTCATCCAGTTCGCCGGTTTCACCGTAGGAAAGGCGGTCTCGCAGTTCTCCGCGCCTTGGACCAACTATCCCGCGAACGAATATGACGATCTACCCGGTGGTGGCGGCTGGGTCACGGGCGTGAACCAGTTGACCTATACCGCCGACTTTGGCCAAGGCATCACAGCGTCGCTATCAGCGCAGGACCAGGTCGTCTATGGTACAACCAACATCTGGAACGTGAGCGGTGCCACGGCCGCCGGCCTTGCGACCGGAGCCTACGGTGCCAACGACATCGGCGCTTCGCGCTCCCCCGACCTTATCGCGATGGCCCGCATCGATCAGGCCTGGGGCCTCTTTCAGGCGTCACTTGCTGCGCATGATAACCATGCGGCCTATTACGGCGTTGACGAAACAAGCGGCCATCCAAGCGACAAGTGGGGCTGGGCTGCTCAGGTGGCCTTATCACTCAAAAATATCCCGACAGGGATAGGTGACACGATCAACTTGTCCGCCGCGTATACGAATGGTGCGAGCCGTTACAACTTCAACGATCTGATGCCGACAACGTACGCGATGTACGGAGGTACGGGCTTGACGAGCGGCTACCAGAGCGTCGGCCTGGCTGGTCTGTCCGACTCCGTGTTCGTTTCCGGCGCTCGTCAGGAGTTGACCACGACCTACGGCTTCCGTGGTGGCTACACCCATAACTGGAATCCAATGTGGAATACCGCCATTTACGGCGGTTGGGCTGCCGTTCGGTATGGAAGTACTGCCAAGGGCTACATCTGCAATGCTTTCGTTGCAGGACTTGCGCTTTCGACCGGCATGGCCGGCTGTAATCCCGACTTCAACTTCGCGGCTGTTGGCGTCGTCAGCCGCTGGACTCCGGTCAGGAATCTGACTTTTACGGCCGACCTCGCCTACACCATGCTCGACCAAAAATACGCGAGCGGAAGCACGGCTACATTGCCGCTGCAGTCGGCCGTCGCCAAACCCGCTGCGACCTACGCGTTAAAAGACCAGAACACGCTGACGCTGCTGCTACGCGCTCAGCGCAACTGGTGA
- a CDS encoding alkaline phosphatase family protein, with product MFNRPDRYRALIVLFDGLRPDLVKPSLTPNLVRLQRRGAVLTRQRTVYPSETRIALTSLITGATPDRHGIVGNEYLDRHLPAARLVDTSDARLIEDLDAASGGHLLGVPSLGEILAANGMTLSVLASNSAGATRLLNHKARKFGQVTLSGHFPCIATSAEMLRQVECLLGPTPAPPPPGTPDLASQAFLTSAFLDVVWPQIRPDVAILSFGEPDSSSHDCGTGALKTLEAISFVDRQFGRVLDWWEAEGVCQGVHLIAASDHGHVTVHERADLFETLEGAGLRCGPAPAAGIDAIVIPGQVGAIYLAKPSQSVIRRAVGAMIERAWCGPVFTAGGAVDGIAPGSFARRLVFAENVRSADILFSFLSDGGLDPFGLIGRSWSADGPVGFGVHGGLHAKEMSSVGILAGPLVKGGFVSKVPSSICDFAPTVLSLLGIPRPATMTGRALTEVFIDEGGDVHRTIERVYETSSGAYRQQLRRVQIGEAVYLDSADVVGRPNNLT from the coding sequence ATGTTCAACCGACCGGACCGGTATCGGGCTCTCATCGTGCTATTTGATGGGCTTCGGCCCGATCTCGTCAAACCATCACTGACGCCGAATCTGGTCAGGCTTCAGCGCCGTGGTGCGGTGTTGACCCGGCAGCGCACCGTCTATCCCAGCGAAACACGAATAGCACTCACGAGCCTCATCACGGGAGCAACGCCGGATCGCCACGGCATTGTTGGAAATGAGTATCTCGACCGGCACCTTCCGGCAGCGCGCTTGGTCGACACCAGTGACGCGCGTCTGATCGAGGATCTCGATGCCGCGAGCGGCGGCCATCTACTCGGTGTGCCATCACTTGGCGAGATTCTCGCGGCGAACGGCATGACCTTGTCAGTCCTGGCCTCCAACTCGGCGGGGGCAACCCGCCTGCTGAACCATAAGGCGCGAAAGTTTGGCCAGGTGACCCTCTCCGGCCATTTTCCTTGCATTGCGACCTCGGCCGAGATGCTCAGACAGGTGGAGTGCCTGCTGGGGCCAACGCCTGCGCCGCCGCCTCCTGGCACCCCGGATCTCGCCTCTCAAGCCTTTCTGACTTCAGCGTTCCTGGACGTCGTCTGGCCTCAAATTCGGCCCGACGTCGCAATCCTCTCGTTCGGCGAGCCAGATAGTTCCTCCCACGATTGTGGAACCGGCGCGCTAAAAACTCTGGAAGCGATCAGCTTTGTCGATCGGCAGTTCGGCCGCGTGCTCGATTGGTGGGAAGCTGAAGGCGTGTGCCAAGGCGTGCACCTGATCGCAGCCTCCGATCATGGGCACGTGACGGTGCACGAGCGGGCCGATCTCTTCGAGACGCTTGAGGGTGCGGGGCTGCGTTGCGGCCCGGCACCGGCGGCCGGGATCGATGCCATCGTCATACCTGGGCAGGTCGGAGCAATTTACCTCGCCAAGCCATCGCAGTCCGTTATCCGCCGTGCCGTCGGGGCAATGATCGAAAGGGCCTGGTGCGGTCCAGTGTTCACTGCGGGCGGCGCAGTCGATGGCATTGCACCAGGCAGTTTCGCGCGCCGTTTGGTGTTCGCCGAAAATGTGCGATCGGCGGACATCCTCTTTTCTTTTCTTTCGGATGGCGGCCTCGATCCATTTGGTCTTATCGGTCGCAGTTGGAGTGCGGATGGGCCAGTCGGCTTCGGAGTGCATGGCGGGTTGCATGCCAAGGAGATGTCGTCTGTCGGCATTTTGGCAGGACCGCTCGTCAAAGGCGGCTTCGTCTCAAAAGTCCCTTCAAGCATTTGCGATTTTGCGCCGACAGTGCTCAGTCTTCTGGGAATCCCACGGCCAGCAACGATGACGGGTCGCGCCCTCACTGAGGTCTTCATCGACGAGGGAGGGGACGTGCATCGGACGATCGAAAGGGTATACGAGACCAGCAGCGGCGCGTATCGTCAGCAGCTTCGTCGTGTACAGATCGGTGAGGCGGTCTACCTTGATTCCGCTGACGTGGTGGGTCGTCCCAACAACCTGACATAA
- a CDS encoding ABC transporter ATP-binding protein, translating into MRDEQGSCREAILQIAGLRVAFDGVPTLRGINLALARGESLGMVGESGCGKSVTWLAALGLLTHRAKVTGSVRLAGEELLQAPASRLDKVRGGQIAMIFQDPASALNPVHRVGDQIIESLRLHRGMDHRTALAEARRLLDQVGIPDAARRLGTYPHEFSGGQNQRVMIAMALAGQPDILIADEPTTALDVTIQAQILELLRQIQRETGMALVLISHDLGVVSEICERVMVLYGGHIVEELPAYRLFDQAAHPYTRGLLAALPSLDGPRQRLFAIPGVVPNAAAFPSGCPFAPRCDRRIGRCTEWAIELASLDGDIRHRSACLHISSEPPAAEVVAA; encoded by the coding sequence ATGAGGGACGAGCAGGGATCTTGCAGGGAGGCGATTCTTCAGATCGCCGGTTTGCGTGTCGCGTTCGACGGTGTGCCGACGCTGCGCGGAATCAATCTCGCGCTCGCGCGCGGCGAGTCGCTGGGCATGGTCGGTGAAAGCGGTTGCGGCAAATCGGTGACTTGGCTTGCTGCGCTTGGACTGTTGACGCACCGCGCTAAAGTAACGGGCAGCGTACGCTTGGCCGGAGAGGAGTTGCTCCAAGCACCAGCCTCTCGCCTCGACAAGGTACGCGGCGGACAGATCGCCATGATCTTCCAGGACCCAGCGAGCGCGCTTAATCCTGTGCACAGGGTGGGCGATCAGATCATAGAGTCCTTGCGGCTTCATCGTGGTATGGATCACCGCACGGCCCTTGCCGAAGCGCGGCGTCTGCTCGACCAGGTCGGCATACCCGATGCAGCGCGCCGGCTTGGCACTTATCCGCACGAATTCTCCGGGGGACAGAACCAGCGCGTCATGATCGCCATGGCGCTCGCAGGACAGCCCGACATCTTGATCGCTGATGAACCCACCACCGCCCTGGACGTCACTATTCAAGCGCAGATCCTTGAGCTTCTGCGGCAAATCCAGCGCGAGACAGGCATGGCGCTGGTCTTGATCTCGCATGATCTCGGCGTCGTCAGCGAAATCTGTGAACGTGTCATGGTCCTTTATGGGGGGCACATCGTCGAAGAATTGCCCGCCTACCGTCTCTTCGACCAAGCTGCTCACCCATATACGAGAGGCCTTCTTGCGGCTCTTCCAAGTCTGGATGGACCGCGGCAACGCCTCTTCGCTATTCCCGGTGTCGTGCCAAACGCAGCCGCGTTTCCCTCAGGCTGTCCTTTCGCTCCTCGATGCGATCGGCGGATCGGACGCTGCACCGAATGGGCGATTGAGCTCGCCTCGCTGGATGGCGACATCAGACACAGGTCTGCCTGCTTGCATATCTCGAGTGAGCCGCCCGCGGCTGAGGTCGTGGCTGCATGA
- a CDS encoding ABC transporter permease produces the protein MAVAWLVLMLLVAIFADHLAPYDYAALDLHHRLAAPLGLGGTMAHPFGSDELGRDVLARLLISIRISLLIAFGATLIGAVLGITLGFLAAHFRGWVEQVILGCVDFQASMPFLVLALAVLAFFGNSLLLFVGLIGLHGWERYARITRALAMSANEQTYVIAVRQLGASPWRVYLRHIMPNIASSLIVTMTLAFPDIILLESGLSFLGLGVQPPLTSLGNMVGYGRDYLTRAPWVLVLPSLVISLTTLSISLVGDWLRDRIDKTLS, from the coding sequence ATGGCAGTTGCCTGGCTGGTTCTCATGCTTCTTGTCGCAATCTTTGCTGATCACCTCGCTCCTTATGACTATGCAGCCCTCGACCTTCATCATCGCCTCGCTGCACCTCTTGGCCTAGGCGGAACCATGGCGCATCCCTTCGGTTCAGATGAGCTCGGCCGGGACGTGCTGGCGCGCCTGCTCATATCCATCCGCATCAGCCTACTTATTGCTTTCGGGGCGACGTTGATCGGGGCCGTCCTTGGCATCACGCTTGGCTTTTTGGCCGCTCACTTCCGCGGCTGGGTAGAGCAGGTCATCCTCGGCTGTGTCGATTTCCAGGCAAGCATGCCCTTTCTCGTTTTGGCGCTCGCGGTGCTTGCTTTCTTCGGTAACTCGCTTCTCCTCTTCGTGGGGCTCATTGGCCTGCACGGATGGGAGCGCTACGCTCGCATCACCCGCGCGCTTGCGATGAGTGCGAACGAGCAAACCTATGTGATCGCCGTACGGCAGCTTGGTGCAAGTCCATGGCGCGTCTACCTGCGCCACATCATGCCGAACATCGCCTCGAGCTTGATCGTCACCATGACGCTCGCCTTTCCGGACATCATCCTGCTCGAGAGCGGCCTTAGCTTTCTTGGACTTGGGGTGCAGCCGCCGCTTACATCGCTTGGCAATATGGTCGGCTATGGTCGTGACTATCTGACCCGTGCTCCCTGGGTCCTTGTGCTCCCTTCGCTCGTCATCTCGCTCACGACTTTGTCGATTTCGCTCGTCGGCGATTGGCTGCGCGACCGGATCGACAAGACATTGTCGTGA